From the genome of Solanum lycopersicum chromosome 7, SLM_r2.1:
tatatatatatatatatatatacacatcgaTTTTGGTATAATTggattttccgcaaaaaaaaaaaaaaaaaaaatcgccGGCGGCAAACAATCGATCAGTTCCGAtcaaaatttgggtgaaattctGAAAAGGGTATGAGTTTTTTGCCATTGTCTATCAATTTTTAATGTGATTTCATCTGGGTGTTCagtaattttagttttaacGATTGATGACGTTTTGTATTTGCTGATATCTACTTAAAGATTATTTGAAAGTTTCATCATTGCCGGCTTTGACTCGGatctattcatttttttttgtgattaacTGAAAAAAgggttttagatttttttttaaatgtttgttTGTTAAATGTAGTTACAATGTTTTCCATTTTTATGAGAGAATCGGGATACAgggtatgttgttattgttgtttttcttcAGGATATGTAGAATCAAACGATTTTTTCATaccttcaaaagatttttaattataagaGTTTTTGTAATACTTTTCGTATTCACAGATTAGATGAttgatataagaaaaaaaaaaagtagaagaatTTTCACATTGTTGGCCTATAAAGAATGAGGCTTATAATTGTGTTAATAATATGTTCTCTTGTGCAACTTaaacttttagatgagatgTCACGCTTCAACGAGAtgcattttactttttatttttttttaattctagttGTAACCAATTCTAGTTAGAttaaaggatttttttttttgtttttgtgaaaGGTGATTAAAGGCACCAAGTTGTTGTTGGATTAGATAATTGTGGTGGCCATGAGTATTAGGAAGGCAATTGGTGCAGTGAAAGATCAAACTAGTATAAGCCTAGCTAAAGTGACCGGCAATGTTGCGCCGGACCTTGAAGTATTGGTGGTGAAAGCAACCACTCATGATAATGATCCAGCAGATGAGAAATATATTAGGGAGATTTTGCACTTGACCTCTAATTCTCGAGGGTATGTTAGTGCTTTTGTTTTTGCAGTGTCAAAGAGGTTAAGCAAAACCCATGATTGGGTTGTGGCGTTGAAGGCCTTAGTGCTTGTGCATAGGCTATTAACTGATGGAGACCCTGTACTTGGTCAAGAGATCATGTATGCAAGTCGGAGAGGGATGAGGGTTTTGAATATGTCTGGTTTTCGTGATGAAGCACACTCTAATTCCTGGGATCATTCTGGATTTGTTAGGACTTATGCCATTTATTTAGATCAGAAGCTTGAATTTTCTACTTATGGTAGGAAGTTGAATGACGTTGATGGTTATGGTCAGTATCGGTCCGAGGGAAATGGGATGGATAGGAGAAAGAGGTTCTCTAATGAGCCTGATGAGTCTGCTGGAAGGGAAGAGAAAAGTGGCGCGACGCCAGTCAGAGAAATGAAGCCTGAGAAGGTTTTAGAGAGGTTGAATCAATTGCTTCAgcttcttgataggttcttggCTTGTAGACCGACTGGTGCAGCCAAGAATAGTAGGATGGTGCTGGCGACATTATATTCTCTTGTGAATGAGAGCTTCAAGCTTTATGCTGATATTTGTGAGGTATTACAGATTTTGTTGGATCGATTCGCAGAGATGGAGTATGCTGATTGTGTCAAGACTTTTGATGCTTATGTTAGTGCAGCAAAGATGATCGATGAGCTTGTGGGCACTTACAATTGGTGCAAGGATGTTGGGATTGCAAGATCATCCGAGTTCCCAGAAGTGCAAGTCATCACTGATAAGCTTTTGGGCACACTTGAGGGATTCTTGAGAGAGAGGGCAAATAGGCCAAGGAGCCCCGAGATAAATAGGGTGGAGAGTGCATCAGCAGTTATAGAGGAGAAAGCACCAGACATGAACGAAATTAAAGCTCTCCCACCACCCGAGAATCACACACCTCCTCCTCCTGCTCCTCCTCAATCTGTACCACAGCCAAGGCCACATGCTCAGCAGGTAACTGAAGACTTGGTGAATTTGAAGGATGATGGAGTGACAGCTGATGGCGAGGGCAATAAAATGGCATTAGCTCTGTTTTCTGGGCCTGTAGCGAAGGGGAATGGCTCCTGGGAAGCATTCCCGTCTGATGGAGAGACCGGACAAGTAACTTCAGCTTGGCAGACACCAGCTGCTGAGATTGGCAAAGCTGACTGGGAGTTAGCATTGGTAGAAACCGCCAGTAATTTGTCAAAGCAGACGGCTGATTTAGCAGGTGGTTTTGATTCACTTTTGTTAAACGGGATGTACGATCAGGGAACCGTGAGGCAGCACGTGAGCAATACTCAGGTGACTGGTGGGAGTGCCAGCAGTGTAGCATTGCCTGGAGTTGGAAAGACTGCAACACCTATGCTTGCGTTACCTGCCCCCGATGGAACAGTCCAACCAGTAGGGAACCAAGATCCATTTGCCGCTTCCCTTGCCGTGCCACCTCCTTCTTACGTCCAAATGGCAGAACAGGAGAGGAAACAACATTTGTTAATGCAGGAACAACAGCTGTGGCAGCAATACGCAAGCAACGGGATGCAAGGTCAAATGGGTTTGTCCAGACTTGCAGGAGCTACCCCGGGCTACTATGGTGCTGGAATGCAACCATCAATGCCCTATGAGATGGGACAGCCAGCAGGTTATTACTTCACTCCCCTCTGAATCTCGCCTCTCGCGATACATGTGGCACTTTTGCTACATTGCAGTTCTCTTTTATTATGCTACAATATTATCACTCATGGAATCTGTTATCAGCTCCTCTGCAACACCTCTAAGCTGTGTATTCTGACGTTTTTGTGAGAGTGAGTTGAAAAAAAGAATATGGAGATAGCCATACAATAAGTAACTTTTTTAGATGTATCAACCTGTTGAAATTTCCATTTCAACATTTTTAGCCAAAGTTTGATTgctgaaaattgaaaaatgtttaACTGGTTTTGATTATGTGCAACTTTACTTATAAAGATGGTGACTTTAACTTGAAAAAAGTTGGAAATAAAGATATAGCTTGAATGAAGACcaattatattgatgatgaagaTATCATATCAAGAATAGGTTGGTCCATCCATCTGAAGGGGAAGGTCTTGTATGTATCATTGATCATTTTGAAGACAAGTACAAACACTGaaacaaatatatatgcatCCCTATTTGTAAACCTTGTTGGGATATATGACATTGAACTCTCCAATTGCATATGATCCTCTAGCACATAGCGCGCTGGTTAATAACATGAGACAGGGACGACTCAAGCACATTAATCTTGCTAACACGAGACAGGGATGACTCAAGCACATACATGAGACAGGGAAGACCGGTAGTTTACTATGATCGATCAAACACGTTTTTCATCATGTCTATTATGATGATCGATCAAAACACGTTTTGCTTGTGGCTGAATTGGAAATATAGAAAAGGGACCTTTTCTAGATTGGAGTATAAAACAAACGAAAATACTGGTGCTGCAATTATAGAAGAGAAGTTAAAACTCATGATTACAATTTTTATCAGTTCTTCAAATTGTTTTGTTTCAAACAAGTACTACTCCCACCCAAGGGCAGATGCAggttattattgattttaatgaTGACAACAACCACAACAATGACATATTCCgtgaaatcccacaagtgaggCTTTGGGAGGGTGAAATATTCATAGACTTTATCACTAACTCGTGAAGGtagacatattatttttttaaagaccCTCAACTCTAGTGcaacaaagaagaagatgaagaaaatataacaattaacaAGGAAACAGTGCAAAGTCTATCAGAAAGGAGCCAAAAAACAATAACGTATTGTGATAATCAAAACACAATAAACAACATATTGTCATATCTTGTCTTATCACCTTTCCCCAATACTTCTTCGTTCTACCTGTGCCTCTCTTACCTTCTATAACCAATCAATCACACCTCTTCACTGATGCATCTACACATCTCCTCTCAACATGTCCAAACCATCTCAGTCTCGTTTCCTTCGTCTTGTCTACCACAGATCCCACTCCCATCTTATCCTTCATATCATCCTCATTTCTAATCTTATTGCTGCTCCTAGTATGACATACATCCACCTCAACATCTTTATCTCTGCAACATGCATCTTTTGTACATGAGAATCTCTGACCAGCTAAAACTTCTCCCCCAAACAACAATACCGGTCTAACCACCATTTTATAGAACTTACCTTTGAATTTTGACGCTAGTTTTTTATCACACAAGACTTCAAAGGCAAGCGTCCACTTCATTCATGCCGTACCAATACAATGTGTGATATTAGACTACAATAAAATGAGTCTTAGAGAGGACATGaacaaatatgatattaattgCATTTTTTGTTTTAGCAATATGTTCACTTTTTAGGCTATTTACTTGTTACACCTTATTTCATAGTATAGTTTAGTATACAAAAAGGGGCACGTACATTTAATATTTAAGCagaatttgttttctttctgcTCTTGCCAGTACTACTATTACTGTTATTAACTCTGCGATTCCCTTGATTATTGTTAtcgttattgttattgttattattgccCGCTCCACATACAATTGTGAACTCGAAACAATATGCATTTCCAAAACACGAATACAATCCTCCGTCTCGTGTATGTCCTCCTCTTCCTCGTTTAGTTTCTTCCAATCCTTTCGCGTATGCTTCCTCTGCTGTCAACTCCCCCAATATCGAGCTCTCTCCGTCTTCATTTTCCCTATTTGATGCTACCCGTTGTGGCAGCATTGGCTGCAATTTCTTTGCAGTCTCCGCTGCCACAATGGATGCAGACGGACCAATGTCAGAGCATAGTTCTGAGCCGTTTACTATCGACCCTGCTTGATTTGGAAATTCTCCATTGTTGATCTCGGAATAAGCTAGGTTATGTGATTGCCAGATCTGAACTTTGTTGGTAATTTGCAGTTTCTCATCTGTATCGTTGTGGTTATTGTTGATCATTTCATCTTGAGcattgatataatttattttcctgTCTAAAATATCTCTATGATCCATCGACAATGGTGTAATTTCACTGAACAACGGCATGCTCCGTTTCGATTTGTCGATTAGCGAAACACCCATATTGAGTATTCCTTGTGGGTTACCAGAAGGTCGACGTATTTGAAGAGCTACAAATTTCTTACTCGAATTGCTGGTGTTTTCGAAAGGATTTACGAGATTGTTGAGGATAACTTTAACAGTACCTACAAGAATATCACGAAACCATGAAACAGTATAGATTTCAACATGGATAGCTGATGAATCGGAGATGAGGAATTCATCGTCTACGCGAAAAGAGAACTTGTCATTCCAATTGGGGTTATTGTGACCATGATTATCAATACGAGTTGTGCGTTTACGATTGGGATTAACCCAAGCTAACGCGTAGGTGCGAAGGGATTTACAGACGGGAGATAGATCTTGAGCAGAAATGAGGGTGATTTCCAGAAtatgattgttgttgttgttgtttgggGAAGAAGAATGAAGAGGTTGAGATGAGAGGGAAGAATCTGCAGTTATGGTTGATGAAGGAGTTGGTGTTTGGTCCATAGTTTCTTCTACGATGCTGCCATCATCCGTGTGACGGAGATGATGAACAGCCTGTAGTCGAAGTTAGGGGGTGGTGGATGAGATTCgagaaagaaaatgaataatgaTTTTTTCGCCCTTTATTCATGGCAACGAGTAATCACAGGAATTCAATTTCTTTCACATCTTAATTTATTGTTACGATTTCCGTTCATTTTTATTCGTACTATATCGCAGTCTAACAATCATTTCTCAAGAActtaaaatatacatattactTAGCTCACTGCATTCAATCgggattaaatttttttttttaaattcattttcatttatttcagaaaagagataaaataaaaaataaaataaaaattttgcatttttggtACCAAAATTGATGGTGGCTCTACAAATAAATCATAGTGACATGCCGGCAATAGTTTTTAAATCTAAAGGTCACACGTTCCAGCCTACATCCTAGACGTGACACGGCGTACAAGTCTTCGAAGAGCCTCATGCAATAacgaaaatggtacaaaatttaaaaccatACACTTAAAACTTCATTTAAAAACACAAGCAGAAGTCTACCATCTCATATGACCACAAGTCTTTGaaatagtctattacaataaaaaGACATGAAAAACATGAAGATACTTGTCCTCGAATCTTGAGACATACCACTATCTTGGAAGgactcagcttaaaagctggtcaaactgacttaaaagctggtttttgacttatttagttgttagacaatactcaaaataacttattttaagttaaaaaaaaattaatttaagccaaaagttaaaagcgggtgcttttttatttttaacttataagctgttttaagttgaccatatttttatctttttgcccttaatatttttatacaatctccaaattacccacataaccctaacatctctttcttccatttttcccttttcacgtttggcatagcaacttcagcacttttatccaaacacataactacttattttaaaaataagtttcagcactttcagaagtacttttttaaagctacttTTATTAAGCCTATCCAAACGGGCTCTAGTATGATggacatgcaaaaacatgcttaaaataaaaattttctttgaaagCCATGCATTTAAGCCAATTTGATAAAACTTCACGAACACACGTGGAAGAGACAATCAACATATGAACCGCTTCATCACATTTAGCTTTCACCTTGAGTAACCCCAAAGCTATAAGCTATACTTTATGCATGTATGAATAGTGTTCCATATCACCATCCACACTTTGTATGATTcatgttttataatttaaaagtgtATGGTTTTGTCTTTTCTAACTTAAGTTGTTATcaaatttctttataatttttcttgtaattttaTGTATGATTTACATTTTATGATTCTAAGTGTTTGATTCAATCTTATATTATTCAAGCTTTATAATAGTAAGATTTAATAAAGAGTTAGTAAGATGTTAGCCATGTGTTTATGATGTcttcttttgaaaattgttgTACAAACTCTATTTACTAAATATAAAcatttgaataatttaattcaCCGCATTCACCGGTAAATTTCCCTCTACGGGGCGGGGTGTGGAAAGCACCTtctttgaccttgaaaatgggtcggactggccatGAGGGataaccgaatgcatagacaagttcttggtgacgtccacaaaaactttcgacatttttgacgttcgaatctggatcaccaaaaaaatggtattTTATaatacacgaaaatcgtccaaatggggggtatgcgcgcttcggggctcgtttgaccttgaaaatgggtcggactggccatGAGGACCAACCGACTGCATAGTCAAGGCTTGACTGACGTCTACAAAAACTGTCGGCATTTTTGATgatggaatccggatcaccaaaaaaatggtgtgttatagcacaccaaaattgtcgaaatggagggtatgcgcgcttcggggctcatttgaacttgaatgGGTCGAAATGGCTGTGAGGACCAACCGGCTACATAtcaaaggtcttgatggacgtccataaaaaatttcggcatttttgacatcggaatctggatcactaaaaaaatgatatgctatagcacacgaaaatcatcgaaatgggggtATGTATGCTtcgagctcgtttgaccttgaaaatgggtaaGAGTGGCCGTGAGGACCATCCGattgcaaagacaaggtcttaatagacgtccacaaatttttttgacatttttgataTCGAAatccaaatcataaaaaaaatggtgtgctatagcacacgaaaatcgtcaaaatgggaGATATGCGCGTTTCAGGGTTtcattgaccttgaaaatgggtcggactggcagTGAGGGTCAACCGACTGCATATCcaaagtcttgacggatgtccataaattttttgcatttttgatgttggaatccggatcactaaaaaatggtgtgttgtatagcacacgaaaatcatcaaaataggGGATATGCATGCTTCGGGGCTtctttgaccttgaaaatgggctgGACTGGCAGTGAGATTAAACCGGCTGCTtatccaaggtcttgacggacgtccacaaaaaatttcagcatttttgacattggaatctgAATCACTAAATAATAGTGCcctatagcacgcgaaaatcatcgaaatatgGTTATGcacgcttcgaggctcgtttgaccttgaaaatgggtcgtactGGCCGTGAGAGACAATCGGATGTATAGCCAAGGTCTTCACGAAcatccataaaaaatttcaacatttttgacgtcgatgTGCGGATCACCAAAacaatggtgtgctataacacacgaaaatcatcgaaatgggggaTATGGGCGCTTTGGGGCTTCTTTAACCTTTAATATGGGTCTAACTGACCGTGAGGGCCAATcggctgcatagccaaggtcttcaCGAacgtcaataattttttttagcatttttgacgtcgatgTGCGGATCACCAAAacaatggtgtgctataacacaagaaaatcgtcgaaatggagGGTATGGGCGCTTCGGGGCTTCTTTGAcattgaaaatgggtcggactggccatGAGGGCTAACCGACTGCAAAGCCAAGATCTTGGTgacgtccacaaaaacttttggcatttttgacgttggaatccggatcaccaaaaatggTATtttatagtacacgaaaatcgtccaaatgggaggtatgcgcgctttggggctcgtttgaccttgaaaatgggtcggactggccgtgaggacCAACAgactgcatagccaaggtcttgactgacATCTACAAAAACTGTCGGCATTTTTGATGAtggaattcggatcaccaaaaaaatggtgtgttatagcacaccaaAATTGTCCCAATGgagggtatgcgcgcttcgtgTACTATTTGACCTTAAAAAGGGGTCGGAATGGCCATGAGGGTCATCCAACTGCTTAGCagaggtctttacggacgtctacaaaaaaattttgtatttttgacatcgaaattcggatcaccaaaaaactggtgtgctatagcacacaataatcgtcgaaatggggggtatgcacgctacggggctcgttcaaccttgaaaatgggtcggactggacATGAGGACCAACCGACTATATAGACAAGGTAtttacggacgtccataaaaaaatttagtattttttacgtcgaaatccggatcaccaaaaaatatttgtattttttgacATCAATATTCGAATCACTAaaaatatggtgtgctatagcaagtgaaaatcatcgaaatggggggtatacgtgcttcggggctcatttgaccttgaaaatgggtcggactggccatGAGGGTCAACCGATTGCATAGccaaggttttgacggacgtccacaaaaaaatttcgaCATTTCGGACATCGAaattcaaatcatcaaaacactGGTGtactatagcatacaaaaattGTCGAACTTAGAGATATGCgtgtttcggggctcgtttgaccttgaaaatgggtcgaacTGGCCGTGAGGGTCATCCGGCTGTATGCCAAGGTCTTCACGGatgtctacaaaaaaatttgacatttttgacgtcggaatctggatcaccaaaaaaataatgtgctatagcacacgaaaattatcaaaatagagggtatgcgcgcttcgaggctcgtcTAACTTTGAAAATGGGTATGAGTGGCCGTGAGGACCAACCGTCTGCATAGCCAAGGTTTTTACGGACTCAACAAAATTTTCAGCATTTTTGACGATGGAATTCGTTTCACCAAacaaatggtgtgctatatagcacacaaaaatctaCGAAATGAGCGGTATGagtgcttcggggctcgtttgaccttgaaaatgggtcataCTGGCCGTGAGGACAAACCgtctacatagacaaggtcttgacggacatccacaaaaaatttcaacattttttacttgggaatccagatcaccaaaaaatggtgtgctatatatagcacacgaaaatcgtcaaaatggggATATGCGCGCTttggggctcttttgaccttgaaaattggtcggactggccgtgaggacCAACCGGTTACATAACCGatgtcttgatggacgtccacaaaaaaatttgatatttttgacgtcagaatctgaaTCAGAATCTGAATCGccaaaaaaaatggtgttctatagcacacaaaaatcatcagaATAgagggtatgctcacttcggggctcgtttaaccttgaaaatgggtcggactggtcATGAGGGTCAAacggatgcatagccaaggtcttgacgtacGTTCACAAAAAATCTCGGCATTTTTAACgttagaatccggatcaccaaattatggtgtgctatagcacacgaaacttatcaaaatggggggtatgcgtgCTTCGGGTATCGTTTGACCTAGAAAATAGGTCGGATTggccgtgaaggccaaccgtcTACATAGCataggtattgacggacgtccacaaaaaattttacattttcGGACGTCGGAGTctgaatcaccaaaaaatattGTGCTACAACACAAAAAAATGCTGGAAAAAAGTTTCATGACATGAAATGGATGTTGGCAAAGCAACAGGCCATGAGATGTCATGGATGCTAACCGGCATTGATTGTGGGCGAAGTTTGGATGCGAAAAATACATGGTCTGGTCAAATACGAAAAAAATGACCTGAGCTAAAATAAAGTATAGTCAAATGTGAATGAAATGCAACAAGAAAACAATGAATAAAACGAGtgaataaaaagataatatgaCCAACGCAAGGCAGCGACAGGCAGCAACAAGGCGTCGGTGGCGCGCAGACATGGAAAACGGGCAGATGGATGCGGGTGGACTTTGATGAGATAATGACTATACAATGTTTAGAGATTGTATTTGAGCCAAAAATATGGAGGGAAAAGAAGCAGATGGTCGACCAGTCAGGCAAAGTCACATGCCAAGCACATGCGACGGTTACCTTTTCTGTACGCTTGTGTCCAGATTCATTTATATCTTGTAATagcttttaaaattcaaaatttgaaatgcCTTATCATTTGGGGATTCAACTGAAGTTTAATTTAGTGGGCTAATTGCTTGACAAGGGTTAGACATGTGTCACAACACTATGCAATGTAAAACACAAGGCTGCCACATATTCTATAAATGGACAGCCTTGTGTGTTAGGACGTTTTGAGAGAAAAACAAGAGGATAGACTTGTGATCTAAGGGTGAAAGAGGGAACATTAAGTTTGGAATTTCACcaagacacttagaaaaaacGTGAGGGTTTTAAAAAGGTGTCAAAGGTAGCAATCGACTTGTGATTGTGCCTTAAGTTGAAGTCGAAGTCGAAGTTGGATAGAATTGTTGTTCCAACGAGTGAGTCCTTTGTATTGGTTTTGATTATTAATATAAAGGTTGGGTTTGCCCGTATGTTTATGTGTTGATTTCCTTGTTgaaagtctaaaaaataatctaaggtAAAAACAGAAAAACATCTTAGAACGTTTGGCAGAATAGGTTGCGAAAAGGGTTGAGTTAAGTGGGACTTGACTGCCTCACATTAGGCTAGCCTCTTACACGAAATTTAGGTAAAGTAATATGCCCGTGTGACACTCACCCTTTAAGTCGCTCATGCTTTTGTGTACATAGACTtatgattattttgtatttttagttGTTACACTACACATAATATATCATTCCTGTAATGCAagtcattattttcttataatttagtGATTCATAATaacaattgaatttttatttaaagcaATTTAAGGATATGCATATTTGGTTACCAAATATTATAGTATTCTTTATGCTGAATATAAATTGCTAATCAGAATAATTAATGAGTTAAGCCTTTGAACTTCTTTTCTCtaaaactattatatttttatgttattggTTCAAATGTATGTTAAAGTTTTAGTGCATCCTCCATCTCAAGTTgtttctctttccttttctttatagTTAAGAATGGAACTTCTATTTTTCAGCAGTTCTTTAACATTAGTTTTCAATATTGATATGCTGAAAACCACTAGATTacaaactatttttaatttgaaaacaactaaattcaaaagttttttctcctttcttaaattttatacaaagtTAAAATCAAACAACTTAAAATGGAAGGAGGAGTGGTTTTAACAGGCACACTCTTAGCTTGTACTTCTAGACACATTGAAATGATTAATTTAGCTCATTATAGACTATAATTTATAGAAGTCTCAAACAGAGAAATATGAATCTCATAATAGAGGAATTTAATGTTTCAATAAGGAAATTAGGAACCATACAAGGAACGTATGAACTGAATAACTCAATACTGTTACATattcaatcaatcaataaattTACAGCTGTTCCATTCTAATACAAAAGAATTGATCTTGCAATGTGGCTAGCTTCCAAAGGACGATGTATTATGGCACAAAACGCGTCTCAGTTGTATGAAATTGTGAGTCGTATACATGTCAAGAACAACTGCAACCAGGTTGAAAGCATCGTCAATTCTGCAATGGTTGACCACCAAAGAACTGCAATTACTTCTCTTTAATTCGACAGGCCAAGTCTTTTCAATCTGAGCTGAAGCAAAACTGTAGTTTGGGCTAGGGTCTTGGCATTTTGTGACAATCGCTTAAATGTCTAGAGTTTTTAGCTCAAATGTATGGTTAAAGATGGGAAGCTTGTTCTGATGACTCGAGATCTTAAGA
Proteins encoded in this window:
- the LOC101260356 gene encoding putative clathrin assembly protein At2g25430, whose translation is MSIRKAIGAVKDQTSISLAKVTGNVAPDLEVLVVKATTHDNDPADEKYIREILHLTSNSRGYVSAFVFAVSKRLSKTHDWVVALKALVLVHRLLTDGDPVLGQEIMYASRRGMRVLNMSGFRDEAHSNSWDHSGFVRTYAIYLDQKLEFSTYGRKLNDVDGYGQYRSEGNGMDRRKRFSNEPDESAGREEKSGATPVREMKPEKVLERLNQLLQLLDRFLACRPTGAAKNSRMVLATLYSLVNESFKLYADICEVLQILLDRFAEMEYADCVKTFDAYVSAAKMIDELVGTYNWCKDVGIARSSEFPEVQVITDKLLGTLEGFLRERANRPRSPEINRVESASAVIEEKAPDMNEIKALPPPENHTPPPPAPPQSVPQPRPHAQQVTEDLVNLKDDGVTADGEGNKMALALFSGPVAKGNGSWEAFPSDGETGQVTSAWQTPAAEIGKADWELALVETASNLSKQTADLAGGFDSLLLNGMYDQGTVRQHVSNTQVTGGSASSVALPGVGKTATPMLALPAPDGTVQPVGNQDPFAASLAVPPPSYVQMAEQERKQHLLMQEQQLWQQYASNGMQGQMGLSRLAGATPGYYGAGMQPSMPYEMGQPAGYYFTPL
- the LOC101245073 gene encoding uncharacterized protein, with translation MDQTPTPSSTITADSSLSSQPLHSSSPNNNNNNHILEITLISAQDLSPVCKSLRTYALAWVNPNRKRTTRIDNHGHNNPNWNDKFSFRVDDEFLISDSSAIHVEIYTVSWFRDILVGTVKVILNNLVNPFENTSNSSKKFVALQIRRPSGNPQGILNMGVSLIDKSKRSMPLFSEITPLSMDHRDILDRKINYINAQDEMINNNHNDTDEKLQITNKVQIWQSHNLAYSEINNGEFPNQAGSIVNGSELCSDIGPSASIVAAETAKKLQPMLPQRVASNRENEDGESSILGELTAEEAYAKGLEETKRGRGGHTRDGGLYSCFGNAYCFEFTIVCGAGNNNNNNNDNNNQGNRRVNNSNSSTGKSRKKTNSA